One window of the Bradyrhizobium sp. NP1 genome contains the following:
- a CDS encoding succinate dehydrogenase iron-sulfur subunit, with translation MIIESSKQVSRNHLFKRFPIPINFGLTKESRVDRGKAWPAPAGATRTKSFEIYRYDSDSGRGPHIDTFEVDLDDCGPMVLDVLIWIKSKVDSTLTFRRSCREGVCGSCAMNMDGTNWLACTRFISEMESPARIYPLANMKIIKDLVPDQTHVFAQYAAIEPWLQSKTPTPERERRQSVEERSQIDGYYECILCFCCTSGCPSHWWNGNRFLGPAVLLQAWRWLTDSRDEAKEERLSKLEDPFRLYRCHTILNCTRTCPKGLNPGKAIAHIKKAMIERQR, from the coding sequence ATGATCATAGAATCCTCTAAACAAGTCTCACGCAACCATCTGTTCAAACGATTTCCAATACCGATAAACTTTGGGCTCACGAAAGAATCGAGGGTTGATCGCGGGAAGGCTTGGCCTGCTCCCGCCGGAGCAACACGCACCAAGTCGTTCGAAATCTACCGTTACGACTCAGATTCGGGACGCGGCCCGCATATTGATACCTTTGAGGTCGATCTCGACGATTGTGGGCCGATGGTTCTCGACGTGCTTATTTGGATCAAAAGCAAGGTCGACTCAACGCTCACATTTCGGCGCTCGTGTCGCGAGGGTGTCTGCGGATCCTGCGCTATGAACATGGATGGCACGAACTGGCTTGCCTGCACGAGGTTCATTTCAGAAATGGAAAGCCCGGCAAGGATTTACCCGCTCGCCAACATGAAAATCATCAAGGACTTGGTCCCCGACCAGACGCACGTCTTCGCCCAGTACGCCGCCATTGAGCCATGGCTACAGTCCAAGACACCGACGCCGGAACGCGAGCGGCGTCAATCAGTCGAGGAGCGCAGCCAAATCGACGGCTATTACGAGTGCATTCTTTGCTTCTGCTGCACCTCTGGCTGCCCAAGCCATTGGTGGAATGGTAACCGCTTCCTGGGACCTGCCGTTCTGCTCCAGGCCTGGCGCTGGCTAACCGACAGCCGAGATGAAGCGAAGGAAGAGCGCCTCAGCAAGCTCGAAGATCCCTTCCGACTCTATCGCTGCCATACGATCCTTAATTGCACGCGGACTTGCCCTAAAGGTTTGAATCCCGGCAAAGCCATAGCGCACATCAAAAAGGCAATGATCGAGCGTCAGCGCTGA
- the sdhC gene encoding succinate dehydrogenase, cytochrome b556 subunit, with the protein MASSSSSKSQKPLSPNIQLYRPQLTSVLSILNRVTGVFLSIAAIALVIWLLAAAAGPQAYAIVQAGLASWTGQVILFGCTFAFFLHFFGGIRHLVWDTVHGFDLRTIYMSGWAVVAASIVMTAVAWIASAHIGK; encoded by the coding sequence ATGGCATCCAGCTCGTCCTCCAAATCGCAAAAGCCACTCTCGCCAAATATCCAGCTCTACCGCCCTCAGTTGACATCCGTACTTTCGATCCTCAACCGAGTCACCGGCGTATTCTTGAGCATCGCCGCAATAGCACTCGTGATCTGGCTTCTGGCAGCAGCCGCGGGACCGCAAGCTTACGCCATCGTGCAAGCGGGGCTCGCCTCTTGGACAGGTCAAGTGATTCTGTTCGGATGCACGTTCGCGTTTTTTCTGCATTTCTTCGGTGGGATCCGACATCTCGTCTGGGACACCGTACACGGATTTGACCTTCGGACGATCTATATGTCGGGATGGGCCGTCGTGGCCGCCAGCATTGTGATGACGGCCGTTGCCTGGATTGCCAGCGCTCACATAGGAAAGTAA
- the sdhD gene encoding succinate dehydrogenase, hydrophobic membrane anchor protein — translation MGRHDMGTPLARAIELRSAKDGVHHWWMQRVSAIALVPLTMWFIPAIIAQTGADYTAFVAWMRNPITVVLMDLLLIALFYHAALGLQVVVEDYVHSDVKFAAAITVRLACFTLGAAGILATLRIALDS, via the coding sequence ATGGGACGTCACGACATGGGCACACCCCTAGCGCGCGCTATCGAACTTAGGTCTGCAAAAGACGGAGTCCACCACTGGTGGATGCAACGCGTCTCGGCGATTGCACTTGTCCCGCTCACGATGTGGTTCATCCCCGCGATCATCGCGCAGACTGGGGCCGATTATACAGCTTTCGTCGCCTGGATGCGGAATCCCATCACTGTTGTCCTGATGGACCTTTTGCTCATCGCGCTATTCTACCACGCCGCACTTGGTCTGCAGGTAGTCGTCGAGGACTACGTTCACTCCGATGTCAAATTCGCGGCCGCGATAACGGTACGGCTCGCCTGTTTCACGCTCGGCGCCGCGGGCATTCTCGCAACGCTTCGCATAGCCTTGGATTCCTAG